TTTCCGCTCCTCGGAATTGGCCACGTCGTACATCAGTTCGAAGTCCCCCAGGACACCCCGCACACGGTTCGCATCGAGTGGCGGAGCGCGACGAGCTCCTTCGCAATCGTGTGGCTCGTCACCTGCTGGATGTTGCGGAGCTGCCCAGAAGGGAGCAGCGTGGCGCGCCATGAACGACCCTTCCAACGCACGAGGCGAGCGATCGAGGACGTTGGGATTCGTCACCCTGTTCCTCATCGAGATGTGGGAGCGGTTCGGCTACTACGGCATGACCGCAGTCGTAGTGCTGTACATGGTGCAGCGGCTCTCGTACAGCGACGACCGCGCGAACCTCACCTTCGGCGCGTTCGTCGCGCTCGCGTACGCGATACCAGCCGCGGGCGGATTCATCGGAGACAGGCTTCTGGGGAGCAGGCGCACGCTGGTCATCGGCGCGCTCGTGCTCGCGTGCGGCTACTCACTGCTCGCAGTGCCCGATCGACCCTCGCTGCTCTTTCCGGCGCTCGCGCTCATCGCAGTGGGCGGCGGCGTCTTCAAGGCGAACCCGGCGAGTCTGATCTCGCGGCTGTACGAAGGCGACTCGGCGAAGATCGATAGCGCCTTCACGATGTATTACATGGCGGTCAACGTTGGCGCGACGCTTTCCCAGATCGCCACGCCCCTGATCGCCATCGCGATCGGCTGGCACGCCGCGTTCGCGGTCTGTGCCGCGGGCCTCGTGCTCGGGCTCCTCAACTACTTCTTCATGCGCCGCTTCCTCGCGCACGTCGGCTCGAAGCCGGACTTCGAGCCCCTCGACTTGCGCCGTCTCGGGCTCGTCCTGGTGGGAATCGCAATCGGAACCGTCTGCGTCGCGTTCATCATCCAGAACCGCGACCTGGCACGTGCGCTGGTGCTGCTGGCGTTCCTCGCCATGTTCGTGATCTTCGGCTGGATGATGAAGCACGGCACCGACCGCGAGCGCAAAGGCCTTTGGGCAGTGATCATCCTCACCGCCGAGGCAATGCTGTTCTTCATCTTCTATCAGCAGATGTCCACGTCGCTGACCCTCTTCTCGCTCCGCAACGTCGAGCTGAACGTCTTCGGCTATCAGGTGCCCGCGGGACAAGTGCAGGCGCTCAATCCCATCTGGATCTTCATTCTCAGCCCGCCGCTCGCGTGGCTCTACAACCGGCTGGGCAAGAAGGGCGGCGACTTCCACATCTCCACGAAGTTCACGATCGGCTTTGCGATCCTGGCCCTCGGATTCTTCCTGTATGGAATCAGCGGGCGCTTCGCCCACGACGACGGGAAGGTGTCCTTCTCCTGGATGCTCGCCGGGTACGCCTTCCAGTCGCTCGGCGAGCTTCTCATCAGCGGCTTGGGACTCGCGGTCTATGCGCGCTATGTCAAGCCCTCGCTCCGCGGGTTTCTCATGGGCGTCTACTTTCTCTCGACCGGCATCTCGCAATCCCTCGGCAGCTTCGTCGCCACCTCCGCGAGCGTCCCCGAAGGCGTGACGAGCCCGATCCAGAGCTTGCCGCTGTACACGAATCTGTTCATCAAGCTCGGTTTCGTCGCAATCGTCGGCACCATCATCGCGGCCGTGCTCGTCCCGTTGATGAAGCGCCTGCCCGAAGCTGGCATGGCGGAGGAGCCTGCCCGCGCATTGCCAGTCGCCGCCACCGCAGCCGGAGGCGCTGCAGATTGATGCGTGCAAATCATCTTGCTGGCCCGCCGTCCGGATGAGGGAGGTCGCGCCGACTAGCTCAGCTTGCGCCCGTCGATATCATCTGAGCATCGACCTTGGGGGCGCAATGCGCTTGCGGGTTGGAGTGGCGATCAGCTTCCTGACGCTGGCATGCGGCGGTATGCAGCCCGGCAGTGGAGAGCTGCTCGGAACGTTCCAGCAGCCGGTCGGCGTCATCGCCGCGGACGAGACGGCGATTTACGGGCTCGGCGCCGACCTCGAGCGGATTCCGCTCTCGGGGGGCCCGTCGGCAGTGCTGGCGTCGGGGCTCGATGGATTCAGCCTGGTCGTCGCGGGCGGCTCCCTGTTCTGGTACGAGGAGGTCGACAAGACGATCGTGACGCTGCCCAAGGCGGCCGGGACGCCGAGCATTCTCGCCTCGTCGCAGTACGACCTGGGCGGCCTGCAGAGCGACGGAACGAACCTTTACTGGTTCACGAACGACTACCTCACCGCCACGGAACCCTGGACCGTCCGGTCCATGCCGCTCGGAGCGGGTCCGGTCACCGAGCTGCTCAACCTCACCGGCGTCGCCATCTCGGCCATGGTCCTTGACGATTCACGCATCTACTTCCTCACCGAGAACAGGGGCGGGACGGTGCCGCAGACTGGGCCGTACGGAATCCAGACGATTCCCAAGGATGGGTCGAGCCCGGCGGTCATGCTTCACCCAAGCGACGGTTTCTCGGTCCATGGGCTAATGCGCGCGGGTACCGGTCTCTTCTGGATGGAGGGTCCGATCGCAGCGCCCGAGATCCGCAGGATGGAGCTGGGGACCGGCGCAATCGCGACCTTCGCGCGGCTGCCCCTCGCCGGGTCGACCTCCCTCGTCATGGATGCGGCCGGCGTCTTCGGCTTCGTCAGTGAGTGTGGCGACAAATACTCCGGCTGCTGGACCTGGCTGCGGACGGTACCGGACTTGAAGGATCGCGCGTATGTGAAAGGTTTCGAATCCGCTGCGGCTCTCGACGCGCGCTTCGTCTACTGGGTGGTCGGAAACGGCCGCGAGCTGCGCCGCGTTCCGCGCTGAGGGCGAGACAGGCGTTGTCGAGGCGTCGGTGCGAGCGTACGTTGTCGTCGACCATGTCGCTGACCGACTACCGCAAGAAGCGTCGCTTCGACGTCAGTCCCGAGCCCAAAGGGAAGCAGCCTTCCACCCGCGAGGCCAAGACGAGCCTCGCCTTCGTGGTGCAGAAACACCGGGCCACCGCCTTGCATTATGATTTCCGCCTCGAATGGAACGGCGTGATGCTTTCTTGGGCGGTGCCAAAGGGGCCGAGCTACGACCCTGCCGTCAAGCGCCTCGCAATGCAGGTTGAGGATCATCCGATCGAGTACAACAAGTTCGAGGGCATCATCCCGGCCGGCGAATACGGTGGGGGCACGGTCATGATTTGGGACAGAGGGACCTGGACGCCGCAAACGCCGGATGTAGTCGCCGCACTGAAGAAGGGAGATCTCAAGTTCTCGCTGGACGGAAAGAAGCTGCGCGGCTCATGGGTGCTCGTGCGCACGCGCGGACGTCCCGCCGATACGAAGACTGCCTGGCTTCTGATCAAACACCGAGACCAGTGGGCGAGCACCGAGGACATCACCGAGTTGGCTCCGCGGTCGGTGGTCACCAACCGACTGCTTATCGAGATTGCGCGCGATGAAGGCGGGGACATGCGCAAAGCCGGCAGCGGCGACCCTCCGTCGCTGCTGCAAAAGATCCTCGACGACCCAAGACTCGTCACTCCGGCAAGGAGACGCCGTGCCAAGGCGGTCTGGCACTCGAAACGACCGCCGTCTTAGGCGAGGTCCGTCACGAGGAGCGCAACGAACGGGCGCTTGAAATCGCCAGGTTCGATCAGCGGCGGACTCGGGGACCCTTTCCAGCAGTTACGTCGTCGGCCGGGTCGCTACTATCGTACGCTGATCTCAAGCCTTCGTGATCGACTTCCAATCCCTCAACCGCTCAGCGATCAACTCCGCGCGTCGCCGGTCGTCGCGTCCCTCCAGGATGCTCATGTCCTTTGGATCGGCGCGCAAGTAAACACCGGACGTCCGCGCGTTCACTTTCGGGTGCGTGTCCGCACGGGTCGTGAAGTACCCTCCCGCGCGATCGGCGGATTCCAGCCGGATCTCCCCTGTCCCGTCCAACTGCGGCGCGTTCGGGTGCAGGGGCCGTTCTCCCTTCCAATAGTAGAAGACGCCCGAAGGCTCCTTCTTCTCCTTCGCCGCTTCGCTCCAGTATCTCGCTGACAGGCTGCCATCCTCTTGCCATGAGCGGCCGACCAGCTCCAGCGCGCCGTCGCGGTTTCGCGAGATCCGCAAGAGGCTCACGGCGGAGGGTTCCCGCGGGCCCCGTTCCGTCAGGGAAAACTGCCACCAGAAGCCCTCGATCCGGGCGATGCGGCCCTCGTTCTCGATCGCCTTCCGAAGCTTCTGGTTGACGACTCTCATCTCGGAAGCGGTCGTCGCTTCGCCGTACCGTACGCACGTGAGGCCGAGGAGATCGCTCGGAAGCTTCGAGTCGCTTGCATGGATGATAAAGGTTCGCCGCATTCCGAGGGCTCCACCGAAAAGCCCGGCTTCGAAGACGACGTTGTCTCGAGGAGAAGCCTGGCCCGATCCCGTGGCACGAGACGCTGGCGGACTGGTGGTCGTCCAGTCGTCCTGAGCAAACACGAACGCGGCAAAGTCGACTTCATGCGTGAGCTCGAGGAGGCGATCCAGTGTGGTGGTCCCAGGATGGAAGGATGTCGTCCACGGATCTACGTGTGCGACGGCTTCGAGACCGCGTGTCAGTGCCTGCAGCAGCTTCTCCTGCTTTCCTGACGAGCCAAGGAAGATGCGAGGCTTGTCCATCCGTTCCTCCCGGCAGCACGTCGGAGATCTGGGGCACCATACGCAATTCCGTGCCAACTCGCGCGGCGTCCGTGCGCGCGCATCTTCCTGTCATCCATCGTTCCCGTATCGCGTCGCGAATTTTCAGGTTCGATCACCGGCGGGCTCGGGGAGCCACTTCCCTCTGAGAACTCGCCGGTTCCGGCGCCGCAGCCATCCGAGAAATCCCAGCCCGGCGATCCAGAGCGGGCTCGCGCCCGTGGAGGCGCAACCCGATCGCGCCGCCGGCGCTCCGGTCGTCCCGGCATTCGAGCTCGTGCCGGCGTCGGGAGGCGCCGCCGCCGTTCCACCATCCATCGCTCCACCGTCCGGAGTTCCTGCGTCGACCGGGTGAGACGTCAGCCCGAACGCGGAGATTCGATCGGTCCCGACGAAGACGGCGCCGCGCGCGACCACCGGGTGGTAGTACTTGCCACCGACGTGAAGCTGATCGGAGGTGCTGGCGAACAGCACGCGCATCGTCAGCGCATCGATGGCGTAGAGGGTGGCGTGGGCCGCGGTCGCGGGGTCCAGCGAAGCGGCTCGGTCGACGTTGGTGTCGACCAGCCAGGCGATCGGATCGGCGGGGCCGTTGCTGCTCACGACCGGTGAACCCGGGTTCGTCAGCACGAGGGTATTCTCGTAGGCATCGAGCGCCAGGTACGCGGGCTGGCCGGTCGCGGCGATCAACTTGACTCGCGCCACGCCCGGCGACGCCGGGTCGGCGCAGGAGACGCACTTCTTCGTCGATCCCGTAAAGAAGAGGTAGGGCGTTTCGTCTGCTGCCCGGTAGAACGCCGGAGTGCTGCGGGCCTTTGCGAGGCTGATGTCGTTGTACTCCTCGGAATAAGGCCCGAACAGGTTCAGCGGACCCGGCAGGTTCCCATAGTGCGAATACAACTCCGGACCGAACAGCGACCTGTCCGCGGCGGAGTAGGTGAGGTTGCAACCGGGACGGTGGTCGAGACGGCCGCCCATGTTGTCCCGATCGATCAGATAGGCGTTGCCCTGTTTCCCGCCCGATGCGAGCAGGTGGGGCGTCAGCGTGGTTCCGCGATCGAGATCCGGCAAGACCACCGGTCCCCCGCCGGCCATGTCGACGTCGTATCCATCGAGCTGGCAATGGTTCCAGGGCGTGTAGGTCGCCTGCAGCCTGAGCGGAAGAGAGGGCGCGAACGCGAGGATCGAGTTGCCCCAGTTGCGATCGAGAGGACCCTTCGGGCCATTCCCGGTGGTGATGTAGACCACGCCGTTCGCGTCTAGCGCCGCGCCGCCGGCCGACCACATCCCGGCGTTCGCGTCCGGATCCATCCACGGCGCGCCGGAAAAGGCGCTGGCGAGACGCGGGAAGCCGGAGGGGAGGCCTGTGTCGACGGCGACGAGCCAGCCTGCTCCTCCGTCGATGTACGATCCGAACGGAACGTACAGGACGGTCCTGTCGAGGCTGAGGTTCAGCGCTCCCCGCTGCGACATCTTGCCCGTGCGCTGGAACTGGGCCGGGCCGTTCTCGTTGATCGGGCTGACGGTGGCGTCGGAGATCTCGAGCGGCCACCCGGCCAGGACGTTCCCGCTGCCGAGGTCGAGAGCAAACACGCGCCAGCTTCGCGTCGCGTCGGCGACGTCGGCCGCGACGTAGAGCCGCGGCGGCGAGGCCAGGGTATCCACAGCGGGTGTGCCCAGGACACCGAGCAGCACGCCGTCCGGCCCCCCCGAGGGCTGGCCGAGCCGTCTCTTCCAGAGGATCGCTCCCGCGGGCACCGATCCCTTCGCGAACGCATTTACGGCGTAGACGAAGTCATTGCTGGTGGCGGCGATGACGGCCCCGAAACGCCCGCCTGCGTACGGCCCGCGCGTGATGGCGAGGTCATCGAGATACAGCGGCGCGGCGTACATGTGTGGCGCGACGCCGTTGCTCCAGTCGAACGCCGGCGAGTCCCAGAGCTTTCCGAAGTCGCGGCTGGACACGCTCGCCGGCGTCAGGATCGTCTCCAGCGGATTCCAACCGGTGCGCTGCCGGTTTCCGTGGAACATCGGGTGATCGAACGCCGGGTCGGCGCCAGCGCCATTCGCAAAGAGGACGGCGAAAGCTGTCACCCAGCGCAGGAATGACCGCTGCATTGGCCTCCGGTCTAATCGCGTTCAGGCGCTTGCCGCGATCCGACCCGGGGACGAAATGTCAGGCTGCGGACCCGACAGCGGGGCAGCTCAAGCCGCAACTGGTTCGTCGTAGTGCAAGCTAGACCGCATTGGAGTCTGTCGCAGCCGCCCGTGCGGCGACCCGCTCGATTCGCTCCCGCGGAGGTTTACGTGTCTCCCGAGGCCCGCGCCGTCCTGGTGCGCCGTCTCTTCTTTTCTTTCTCCCGCTCCTGATGCCCGCCGGCGGCCACCACACGATCGCGACCCCTGTCCTTCGCCTCGTACAAGGCGGCGTCGGCGCTCTCGATCAGCGATTCCGGCGTGTCGCCATGGGTTGGACATTCCGCCACGCCGATACTGATCGTGATCCTCCCACCGGCCAACTCCTCGATCGCCACCCGCGCCCGGATACGCTCCGCCACGATTGCCGCCGTTCCTACCGTGGTCTCGAGCAGCATCACCAAGAACTCCTCCCCGCCGTATCGCGCGACGCAGTCCACGCCGCGCGTCGTCTTCCGCAAGATGTCCGCGATCCTCGCGAGCGCTGCGTCGCCGGCCGGGTGGCCGTGGGTGTCGTTGTATTGCTTGAAGTGATCGACGTCTGCCAACAGCACCGAGAAGGGTCGCCGGAGCCGACGCGACCGCTGTACCTCGGTCGCGAGCGTGCCCGTCAGGTGCCTGCGGTTGTACAGCCCGGTGAGGGCGTCCGTGACGGAGAGCCGCTCCAACTCCGCCTGGCTCTCCCGCTCGCGCAGGCGCCCGACCAGCGTGTTGAACACCCGCGTCAGGTAGCCCACCTCACCGACCCCACCCACCGGGAGTTCGATCAGGAGATCCCCGGCGGCGATCTTCGCCGCGGCCGTCGTGAGGCGCCCGAGCGGACGGGCGATGAGCAATCCGAGGACGTAGGCCAGGAGCCCGACGAGCGCGAGGAGCACGGCGAGCAGCAATCCGGTGGCGCTCCGCAGCCGGCCAACCCGGCCCAATGCCTGCGCCAGCGGGATCTCGGCCACCGCCGCCCAATGCAGCCGCGGGACGCGTCGCAAGGAGCCGATCACCTCCTCCCCGTCCGCGCGCTTGTACACGACGGGCTGGCCTTCCTTTTCGAACAACGCACTCGTCATCGTTTCCGGGAGCTTCGTTCGCATCAACTCGGCGGAGCTCACCCGGGACCTGATGACCAGCCTGCCTTGGTCCGTCGTGAGAGCGACGTCGCCAGAGTCGAGTGGGGAGAGGCGCGGCAGCATGTCCGTGACTGCATGCAGGTTGAGCTTCGCGGCGAACGCGCCGACGAATCGCCCATCCGCCTCGCGGATCGGGACGGCGAGGAGGATCGTGGCCTTGCCGAGCGCCCCGTCCCAGTAGGCCTCGCCAACGAGCGCCTCGCCCGTTCGCAGACCGGTCAGCCCCTCCGGGGAGAGGCGCACGCTCCCCGTCCGGCCGTTGCTGCTCGTCACGACGCGCCCGCTCGCATCGAGGACCAGAAGAGCTTCTTGATCCGGGAATCGCTCGCGAAGAGAGTTGAGGTAAGCGCGCAGACGGCCGAGCGCTTTGCCACCATCCCTTCCCTCGATTTTGCTCAGGTTCTCAGTGACGACGTACGAGCTGGCCGCTCCCCGCAAGGCGTCGAGGCGCTCGTCAAGCCATGAGCCCATCTCCCGGGCCGACTCTGAGGTCGCGCCGCGTAGCTCTGCGGCAGTCGTCTCGGTCACCGATTCCCGGGTCGGCCAGTGCGGCAAACGCGAAGATCTGGTTCCGGACGCTGCCAAGATGGAGCGCGCGCGCTCGGCGTGCGATGACGTCTTCCCACACGCTCACGAGCAGGTCCCCGGAGGGACGCAACAAGACTCACCGCGCGGGTGCCGGCGGCCGCTCTCGATTCTCCTGCAATTGGTCATGACGAGAAGGAAGCAGGAGATGCGGTTCATGATGGTGGTATCTCCCGCTGCGGCTACCGGTCGAGCGTGCAGCGGGGCTCCTTGTCTCATCACCTACCAGAGTGGGCCTATCCGAATGGAGGCGCGGCTGCGGGAGATCCGACGCGAACGTAAGGGCAAGGCGGAGGCGCACGCTCAGCAGAATTGTTTCACCTGCGCCCACACTCGCGCCCTGAGCATTTCGTCGACGTCCCTCCGATCAGGATGGCCAGCGTATACGCCGCCGCGATCATCCACGCGACAACGAGGATCAACGCTGGAGGCGGGGATCGCGGCGGGCCTCAGTGCTGACGCAGGCGGGCCTGGACCCGGTCGAAGGAGACCACGCGGAGCAGGAGGAAGAACCCGATCGACACCAGGAGATGCCACCAGGCGTGGAGCTGCGGATTGGGGATGCCGTGGGCCGGGAGGGTCACGCCCACCAGGGTGCAGGCCTTGAGGTCCACGAACCAAGCCGCGATCCCCGTCGCATAGGCTGCGAGCCCCAGCACGAAGCTCCGCCGGACCGGTGCGTTCTCCGGCTGGAGCGCAAGCCAGGTCACCCGGCCGAGACAGAGGATCTCCAGCGTTCCGAAGCTCAGGTGGAAGGCAAGGAACTGCGCGCCACCGCGTTGGAGCGTCGCTCCCGTGGCCAGGAGCACGTAGACCAGCAGCACCGCCGGGAACCAGCGGCCGAGCCGGGGCTCGGGGCCGTTCTCCACCAGGAGCCAGACTAGCCAGGTGACGAGGTAGAGCATCGGCAGCTCGTCGAGCATCTGCAGCTCAAAGCGGAGCGTCGCGTGGAAGGCGATGCTCCCGAGCCCCACCAGCACCAGCAGGGCGAAGGCCACCCGCACCTCCCGGGCAAAGGTCTGCCGTGAGAGCCCGAGCGCGCCGGCGAGGACCATCGCCAGGCTGGAGACCGTGTTGAACGCCTCGCAGACCCACGGGAGGAGCGCGTAGTTCTGCTCGCACCAGTCGATGCTGGCGGTGGGAGCTCCCCAGAAGCCCACCGGATCCACCGGCATGGGTCCGAAGTGTACCGGAGCCCGCCCTGCGCGGCGCGAGGTAGTGCCCTGCTGCGCTCTGGCAGACGCTCAGCGAGCGGATCCGGAGGCCCGTCCGCGGCGCATCATGTGATGCTCCTCCTCGAGCCGCCACGTTTTGCCACCGTCGTGCGAAGTCTCGCCGCGCCACACGAACGAATCGGGCCGGATGTCGTTGAACGACCAACGCAGCAAGGCCCCCTTGTCGTCGTGGCCGCGAAGCACGATGCGATCGTCCTCGGCTCCCCCCTCCATCCGGATGGCGGCCCCAAAAGCCGGGGCCGCAAACATGACGGTCCACTTGTCAGTCTTGGGGTCCACGAACCGCACCCCGGTGACCATCTTCCGCTCGTCGGTCGAGCCGGGCTTCGGGTAACTGAGAAAAATGTCCTGGAGCGCGTAGCCGTCCAGGATCCATCCGAACAGCACCTCTCCGCGGGAGTGGCGAACGCTGCCGTCCTGCGCGATGAACGAGTAGTCAGCGTCCCACGTGCCGACAAAGCGCCCGAACAGGTCCGCATGGTGCCCCAGCGAAGGGTGCGGAGCTTGAGCCGGAAGAACGGCGACCATATCTCCGCGGGGATCTGCGCGCCGCGTACCCGTCCTCGCCTCGTCGCCGACGCTCTGCGAGCCGCCGAGCACGGCTGCTTGCGCCGCAAGCGTTCCCAGCAGCATGGCCAGTACCGCACACACAATCGTGGACCGACACGTCCTGTTCATCGCGAGCCTCCTTTGCATCGGACTCGTCGCCGCAACGCTTGCAGGTTGATCGCATTCATCACGGTCTCCTGGCGAGAACCGTGGCGAACGCGATGGCCTTGAACTGCTCCAGCGGCTTCGAACTTCGATCGACCTTCATGCGCAGCATGGCCCCGTGCCATCCAGCGAGGAGGAAGTCGGCCACATCCCGTGCCGGAAAGTTGTCCGCGATCTCGCCGGCCGCTTGTGCCTCCGCGATGCACGCGGCGAAGGGTTCGCGCCATTCCGCGAAGATATTGGAGAGATGTGTCCTCAACGGTTTGCTCTCCGTCGAGACCTCGAGGCTCAGGTTCCCGATGAGGCATCCCAGTGCCCACTTTTCGGCCTTGAGCTTTCCCGTGATGACATCGAAGTAGCGTCGAATCCGACCCCGCGGCGAGAGCGATCGATCGCCCAGCGTCGCCTGCACGATTTCCCTGAGGTAGTCGAAATACCGCTCCAGCACCTCGCTCGCGAACGCCTCCTTGGACCGGAAGTGGTTCGTGAACGACCCTTGTGGAGCGCCGGCTTCGGACACGATGTCGCGAACGCCGGCGCCGCGATAGCCGCGCTCGAACATGACCTTGCGGCCCGCATCGAGGAGGTTGTCGCGATGCGATCGCTTCGGCATCAGTGCTTATAATACGGACGTACGTATTGGTTGGTCAAATGGCCAGGCTGCCCCACTCCCTCCGTCCAGTAGAACGTCGTCCGGGGCGCTGATCAGCGCTCGACGTTCTCCTCGCCGATCGGCCGTCGCGCGGTCATGTTGAACCGGCCATCGTAAACGGGGCGCCCCCCGGTCGTCGGCCCTTGGTACTGGACGAAGAGCATGAGCCCGCCGGTCTCGGTGATCAGCGGCGGCTCGAAATGGGGGTCGGGGTAATAGAGCATCGTGCCGGGGCCGTATGTCGCCTCGCCGATGGTGAAAGTGCCCTCGAGGATGTACCAGACCTGCGCGAAGTCGTGCTTGTGAAACGGATGATGAGAGCCGGCCTCATAGCGCACCAGCCCGGCGTTGGGCACGGTTGGTGCGTCCACGCGCGGGTGGAACAGCATCTTGCTCCACTGTCCGGGCCAGCGCAGCGTCTCCCATTCCCGCTCCTCGACGCGGATGGCGGAGAGCGGCTGGTGCGTCAATGTCTGGCTCATGGTCCAATTCCTCCCTGCGGGATGGAGAGTGTAGTCCGGTCGTTTATCACTGAGCCCCGTCAGCTTTGGAACCCGTGGGCGGCGGGCCGCAACTTCAAGCCCTCGCTGCCCCCTTATGAGTCACGTAGCCAATCGCCTGCCGGCTGGCTTCCCGCTCCCCTCGCGGGCAGCGCCAACATATGATCGCAGGCACCCGCAGTGGCCAAGGCTTCACTCGCCCGGGCAACCGTAGGACACTCCGCAGAGTCCTGCCGTGCACCAGAGGACACCGATGTAGAATTCTCGCGGAGAGCGCCGCATAGAGTGAGTTAACACAGAAGGCCAACGGTCGGCGCGGAGTCAGCCGTGAATCTCCATCATGAGGGTGGCGGCAACCTCGCCGCCAGGAGCGATCGATGGCGACCGGTACGGTGAAGTGGTTCAACGATGCGAAGGGATTCGGCTTCATCACGCCTGACGGCGGCGGCAAGGACGTTTTTGTCCACCACACCGCGATCCAGGCAGAGGGCTTCCGCAGCCTCGCGGAAGGCCAGAAGGTAGAGTACGAGGTCACCGAGGGCCCCAAGGGTCCGCAGGCGGCCAACGTCCGCAAAGCCAGCTGACGCACCTCGCCCACTCCACATGGCGGCGTTGGCTAATCGTCGCGGCGCTGGTACGCCGCAGCGGTTCGGCAGGACCGCCCTGCCTTCTCAGGGCCCGATCGAGTCCGGCTCGGCGTGCGGGATTGCGCTCAGGTACTCGTAGATGGCGCGGAGATCGTGCGCCGTCATGTTTGCATACGCCGGCCACGGCATGACCTGCAGCAACGGGCCGAATTGGGGGTGCGCATGTTGCGCGAGGTGAATGGCCCGAACTGGCGGCCGCCCGCAAGGAAGTGCTCCGCACTGATCTTCGCGGACTGTCCCAGATACGGATCGCGCCCGGT
This DNA window, taken from Deltaproteobacteria bacterium, encodes the following:
- a CDS encoding cold-shock protein; translation: MATGTVKWFNDAKGFGFITPDGGGKDVFVHHTAIQAEGFRSLAEGQKVEYEVTEGPKGPQAANVRKAS
- a CDS encoding MFS transporter, producing MNDPSNARGERSRTLGFVTLFLIEMWERFGYYGMTAVVVLYMVQRLSYSDDRANLTFGAFVALAYAIPAAGGFIGDRLLGSRRTLVIGALVLACGYSLLAVPDRPSLLFPALALIAVGGGVFKANPASLISRLYEGDSAKIDSAFTMYYMAVNVGATLSQIATPLIAIAIGWHAAFAVCAAGLVLGLLNYFFMRRFLAHVGSKPDFEPLDLRRLGLVLVGIAIGTVCVAFIIQNRDLARALVLLAFLAMFVIFGWMMKHGTDRERKGLWAVIILTAEAMLFFIFYQQMSTSLTLFSLRNVELNVFGYQVPAGQVQALNPIWIFILSPPLAWLYNRLGKKGGDFHISTKFTIGFAILALGFFLYGISGRFAHDDGKVSFSWMLAGYAFQSLGELLISGLGLAVYARYVKPSLRGFLMGVYFLSTGISQSLGSFVATSASVPEGVTSPIQSLPLYTNLFIKLGFVAIVGTIIAAVLVPLMKRLPEAGMAEEPARALPVAATAAGGAAD
- a CDS encoding alkaline phytoceramidase; amino-acid sequence: MPVDPVGFWGAPTASIDWCEQNYALLPWVCEAFNTVSSLAMVLAGALGLSRQTFAREVRVAFALLVLVGLGSIAFHATLRFELQMLDELPMLYLVTWLVWLLVENGPEPRLGRWFPAVLLVYVLLATGATLQRGGAQFLAFHLSFGTLEILCLGRVTWLALQPENAPVRRSFVLGLAAYATGIAAWFVDLKACTLVGVTLPAHGIPNPQLHAWWHLLVSIGFFLLLRVVSFDRVQARLRQH
- a CDS encoding nucleotide-binding protein is translated as MDKPRIFLGSSGKQEKLLQALTRGLEAVAHVDPWTTSFHPGTTTLDRLLELTHEVDFAAFVFAQDDWTTTSPPASRATGSGQASPRDNVVFEAGLFGGALGMRRTFIIHASDSKLPSDLLGLTCVRYGEATTASEMRVVNQKLRKAIENEGRIARIEGFWWQFSLTERGPREPSAVSLLRISRNRDGALELVGRSWQEDGSLSARYWSEAAKEKKEPSGVFYYWKGERPLHPNAPQLDGTGEIRLESADRAGGYFTTRADTHPKVNARTSGVYLRADPKDMSILEGRDDRRRAELIAERLRDWKSITKA
- a CDS encoding cupin domain-containing protein, whose protein sequence is MSQTLTHQPLSAIRVEEREWETLRWPGQWSKMLFHPRVDAPTVPNAGLVRYEAGSHHPFHKHDFAQVWYILEGTFTIGEATYGPGTMLYYPDPHFEPPLITETGGLMLFVQYQGPTTGGRPVYDGRFNMTARRPIGEENVER
- a CDS encoding TetR family transcriptional regulator, which translates into the protein MPKRSHRDNLLDAGRKVMFERGYRGAGVRDIVSEAGAPQGSFTNHFRSKEAFASEVLERYFDYLREIVQATLGDRSLSPRGRIRRYFDVITGKLKAEKWALGCLIGNLSLEVSTESKPLRTHLSNIFAEWREPFAACIAEAQAAGEIADNFPARDVADFLLAGWHGAMLRMKVDRSSKPLEQFKAIAFATVLARRP
- a CDS encoding diguanylate cyclase, producing MGSWLDERLDALRGAASSYVVTENLSKIEGRDGGKALGRLRAYLNSLRERFPDQEALLVLDASGRVVTSSNGRTGSVRLSPEGLTGLRTGEALVGEAYWDGALGKATILLAVPIREADGRFVGAFAAKLNLHAVTDMLPRLSPLDSGDVALTTDQGRLVIRSRVSSAELMRTKLPETMTSALFEKEGQPVVYKRADGEEVIGSLRRVPRLHWAAVAEIPLAQALGRVGRLRSATGLLLAVLLALVGLLAYVLGLLIARPLGRLTTAAAKIAAGDLLIELPVGGVGEVGYLTRVFNTLVGRLRERESQAELERLSVTDALTGLYNRRHLTGTLATEVQRSRRLRRPFSVLLADVDHFKQYNDTHGHPAGDAALARIADILRKTTRGVDCVARYGGEEFLVMLLETTVGTAAIVAERIRARVAIEELAGGRITISIGVAECPTHGDTPESLIESADAALYEAKDRGRDRVVAAGGHQEREKEKKRRRTRTARASGDT